The Acidobacteriota bacterium nucleotide sequence CAACAGGAACGCGAGGTGGACCGTCAGAATCAGGGCCGCGAACAGGAACAACACCGGGCCGACCTCGAGCACCGTGGCGATGTGCGCGCTGGCGCCGATGACCGCGAAGAACACGTGCATCATCAGGGTGCCCACCTCCGACGCGCCGCCGAGGCGGCCTACCGCCGGCACCAGGGTGGCGACCAGCACCGTGAACCCGGTCAGAAACAAGATGCCGCTTCCCGCGAAACCGGTGAGCGCCTCGCACGCGAAGCCCGCCGCACACAAGCCGGCCGACACCGCGAGCGCCGCGGCCATGCCGGACAGGGTCGGCGGCGGGGCGGGTTCCGCTGCCTCTTTCCCGAGCTCGTGCCCGTCCGCCGGAACCCTCCGTTCGCCGAGCCAACGCCGCATCACGGCCGCGCCGGGCAGGGCGAACAGCACCAGGAAGTACGCCGCCATCACGAGGTTGTCGGCGGCGAAGCCGGCCGACAGCAGGTCACCGGAGCGCAGACCCAGGGCCTCGGATGCGGCGACGAAGTTCATGGAGCCACCGACATAGGTGGCACAGAAGATTCCGGCCAGCTCCCAGCCCTCCTCACCGAGGGGGATCAGCCAGAAGGCCAGGCAGGTGCCGAGGACGGTGCCGATACCGCCGGCCGTGAACGCGAGCAGGGTCGGTCCGGCCTCGGTCAGGATCCGCTTGAGGTCCGCCCGCAGCAGCAGCAGCGGGATCGCCAGCGGCACCAGGTACGACCACACCACGTCGTAGGCCGGTGCGCGCACCGGGATCAGGCCGAGGTTGGACAGCACCAGAGCGGTGCCGATGGCGACTACTGCGCCGGAGACCCGGGCGCCCCAGCGGGTGCGCTCGGCCCAGATCCCGAACGCCCCGGCGGCCAGCAGCACAGTCCACAGCGCCCAATGGTCGTCCGGTCGGACCCACGTCTCCATGGCGGCACACCCTATCAGACGATACGGCCGGCTCCGATCGCCCCGTCCTTGCAGTCGATCTGCGCCCCGGATCGGAAAGCAAAACGCCCCGTCGGATGACGGGGCGCTGCATCAAGAAACTTCCCGGCGGCGACCTACTCTCCCGTACGCTGGACGCACAGTACCATCGGCGCTGAGAGGCTTAGCTTCCGAGTTCGGAATGGGATCGGGCGTTTCCCTCTCGCTGTGACCACCG carries:
- a CDS encoding DUF819 family protein, which codes for METWVRPDDHWALWTVLLAAGAFGIWAERTRWGARVSGAVVAIGTALVLSNLGLIPVRAPAYDVVWSYLVPLAIPLLLLRADLKRILTEAGPTLLAFTAGGIGTVLGTCLAFWLIPLGEEGWELAGIFCATYVGGSMNFVAASEALGLRSGDLLSAGFAADNLVMAAYFLVLFALPGAAVMRRWLGERRVPADGHELGKEAAEPAPPPTLSGMAAALAVSAGLCAAGFACEALTGFAGSGILFLTGFTVLVATLVPAVGRLGGASEVGTLMMHVFFAVIGASAHIATVLEVGPVLFLFAALILTVHLAFLL